The Bradysia coprophila strain Holo2 chromosome II, BU_Bcop_v1, whole genome shotgun sequence genome has a segment encoding these proteins:
- the LOC119071328 gene encoding uncharacterized protein LOC119071328: protein MKHFRNMILAITIILCITAPLSAKPLKIINMKIETTQFDAAKPNTHPKPDSSRYTRSNAVPTEESKIMRIVDVHQTPQMLGNERGARLHIANGAYPVYYSIARANGQFGKHIHALEANE, encoded by the exons atgaaaCATTTCCGG AATATGATCCTAGCAATTACCATCATCCTATGTATAACAGCTCCGCTATCGGCTAAGCCTCTTAAGATAAtcaatatgaaaattgaaacaaccCAATTCGATGCAGCGAAACCAAATACTCATCCAAAACCAGATAGCAGCCGATACACGCGTAGTAATGCTGTACCGACAGAGGAAAGTAAAATAATGAGAATTGTAGATGTGCATCAGACACCACAGATGCTGGGAAATGAACGTGGTGCTAGATTACACATTGCTAATGGTGCATATCCCGTCTATTACAGCATAGCTCGTGCAAATGGTCAATTTGGAAAACACATTCATGCTTTAGAAGCAAATGAATGA